Proteins encoded within one genomic window of Prauserella marina:
- a CDS encoding DUF3052 domain-containing protein: MVAAGDAEQHSVAERLGIKPDMVVQEIGWDEDVDDDVRSAVEEHTGNELLDEDADEVIDIVLLWWREGDGDLGDALVDARAPLDENGVIWVLTPKTGQQGHVEPSDIAEAVPTVGLSQTSNLSVGEAWMATRLVPRSKSRR, encoded by the coding sequence GTGGTCGCCGCGGGAGACGCTGAACAGCACAGCGTCGCCGAGAGGCTTGGGATCAAGCCGGACATGGTGGTCCAGGAAATCGGCTGGGACGAGGACGTCGATGACGATGTGCGGTCCGCGGTCGAGGAGCACACAGGCAATGAATTGCTGGACGAGGACGCCGATGAGGTCATCGACATCGTGTTGCTCTGGTGGCGTGAGGGGGACGGCGATCTCGGCGACGCGCTTGTCGACGCCAGGGCGCCACTGGACGAGAACGGCGTCATCTGGGTACTGACTCCCAAGACCGGCCAGCAGGGACACGTCGAGCCGAGTGACATCGCCGAGGCGGTACCGACCGTCGGGCTGTCGCAGACCTCCAACCTGAGTGTGGGGGAGGCGTGGATGGCGACCCGGCTCGTACCGAGGTCGAAATCACGTCGCTGA
- a CDS encoding peroxiredoxin, with protein MAVEVGQQAPDFTLNDYNKQETTLSSFQGDKPVLLVFYPFAFSGICQGELCQLRDEFAEYDNEGVQVLGVSVDTPFSLKAWAEQQGYQFPLLSDFWPHGEVARSYGVFNDKAGLALRGTFLIDKEGVVRFAEVNQPGEARDQQAWKKAVAQLG; from the coding sequence ATGGCGGTCGAGGTCGGACAGCAAGCCCCGGACTTCACGCTCAACGATTACAACAAGCAGGAAACCACGCTGTCGTCCTTCCAGGGGGACAAGCCGGTTCTGCTTGTCTTCTACCCGTTCGCGTTCAGCGGAATCTGTCAGGGCGAGCTCTGCCAGTTGAGGGACGAGTTCGCGGAGTACGACAACGAGGGCGTTCAGGTCCTCGGTGTCTCGGTGGACACGCCGTTCTCGCTCAAGGCGTGGGCCGAGCAGCAGGGCTACCAGTTCCCGCTGCTCTCGGACTTCTGGCCACACGGTGAGGTCGCGCGGTCCTACGGCGTCTTCAACGACAAGGCCGGGCTCGCGCTGCGCGGCACCTTCCTCATCGACAAGGAAGGCGTCGTACGGTTCGCCGAGGTCAACCAGCCGGGTGAGGCTCGGGACCAGCAGGCGTGGAAGAAGGCGGTCGCCCAGCTCGGCTGA
- a CDS encoding neutral zinc metallopeptidase encodes MNTAGDDAEKAASPPARSRTGPAGRWWRTGLPLVVTLLLVAGVVVVVAGVHGRSADSAARNTTGAGSGEGGRRSNNGLPDGVETVRDLPLLADGAAVPALGCELPEFSTEPRRLSEYYLAELDCLEKAWAPALAEVGIPFLKVNLRLDDEPETACGALPPSDEATGLYCHTDSTIYLPRARILDSLGEVEQAHLATVAHEYGHHVQRMAGVLDVVNAELADYEEAGPEDRALNRKVELQANCFAGMFLAAAGGNGSVSTATAEAAVADFENWVDSETHGSSATQLHWAEAGYAARDTSACDTWNGDLGSTD; translated from the coding sequence GTGAATACTGCTGGGGACGATGCCGAAAAGGCCGCCTCTCCGCCTGCCCGCTCCAGGACCGGTCCGGCCGGAAGGTGGTGGCGCACGGGGCTTCCGCTCGTGGTCACCTTGCTGCTCGTTGCCGGTGTCGTTGTCGTCGTCGCCGGTGTGCACGGCAGATCGGCCGACAGCGCGGCGAGGAACACGACCGGCGCGGGCAGCGGCGAAGGCGGGCGACGGAGCAACAACGGGCTGCCGGATGGCGTCGAGACGGTACGAGACCTGCCGTTGCTGGCCGACGGAGCGGCCGTGCCCGCGCTCGGCTGCGAGTTGCCGGAATTCAGCACCGAACCTCGGCGGCTGAGCGAGTACTACCTCGCCGAGCTCGACTGCCTCGAAAAGGCGTGGGCACCGGCGCTGGCCGAGGTCGGCATTCCGTTTCTCAAGGTGAACCTCCGGCTGGACGACGAACCGGAGACCGCGTGCGGGGCACTGCCGCCCTCCGACGAGGCGACCGGCCTCTACTGCCATACCGATTCCACGATCTACCTGCCGAGGGCCAGGATTCTCGACTCGCTCGGTGAGGTCGAACAAGCACATCTCGCGACCGTCGCCCACGAGTACGGCCACCACGTACAGCGGATGGCGGGTGTCTTGGACGTCGTCAACGCCGAACTCGCGGACTACGAGGAGGCGGGCCCCGAGGATCGCGCGCTCAACAGGAAAGTGGAGTTGCAGGCCAACTGCTTCGCGGGCATGTTTCTCGCGGCGGCCGGTGGAAACGGGTCGGTGAGCACGGCGACGGCGGAGGCGGCCGTCGCCGATTTCGAGAACTGGGTGGACAGCGAGACCCACGGTTCGAGCGCGACCCAGCTCCACTGGGCCGAGGCCGGTTACGCCGCGCGCGACACATCGGCGTGCGACACCTGGAACGGCGATCTGGGTAGCACCGACTAG